Within Acidobacteriota bacterium, the genomic segment CGGCGGGAACGTCCGGCGAAAGCGGATGCGGCGGTAACAGCGGCTCGTCCGGGCAGCAAGGCGACCCGCGCTACGGGACCGTCGCTGCAGACCTTCATCGCGAAGGTCTCGGAAGAGAAGAGGCTCGCCGGGCAGTACCTCGGTATGGCCGCGTCATCCCGAGTGGACGAAGATACGATCGAGCTCCTCTTCGATGAACAGAATGAGATCGCCCGCGAAACGCTTGCCGCCGATGACACGAGCGAAGTGCTGACCCGGGTCGCTGCGGAAGTTTTCGGGCGGCCGATGAAGATCGTGATCGGGAGCAGGGAACAGATCGAGAAGAAGGCGGAGGCGGATCGGGCTGCTCCGGACGACGATCCGGTGCTCAAGGCATTCGCACGGCATCTCGGTGGCGAAGTCGTCAGAGAGTGAAAGAAGGAGTCGAAGGTGAATATCAAGAAGATGATGAAGCAGGCGCAGCAGATGCAGCAGCAGATGCAGGAGAAGCTCGGGGAGATCAGGGTCGAGGGAACCGCCGGAGGCGGGATGGTGACGGTCGAGCTTTCGGGGCACCGCGAGCTGCTTTCGCTGAAGATCGAAAAGGAAGCCGTCGATCCGGATGACGTCGAAATGCTGCAGGATCTCATCGTTGCAGCGATCAACGATGCCGGTCGAAAGGTCGAGGAAGCGGTCGAAGGCGAAATGGGTGGTCTCGCCGGGAGCCTCGGTTTGCCGGGTATGTTCTGATTCATGGCCGCGCCTCCACTGGCCAATCTCATCAACGAGTTGAGCCGCCTCCCCGGCATCGGATCCCGCAGCGCGCAGCGGCTCGCCTACAGCATTCTCAGGAAGCCGAGAGCCGACGCCGAGGCGCTCGCGCACGCGATTCTCGAAGTGCGGGAGAAGATCGTCCGCTGCAGTCGGTGCAACAATCTGACGGATGTCGATCCGTGCAGCTACTGCACGGATGCGCGAAGGGATCAGACGATACTCTGCGTCGTGGAAGAGGCCTGGGACATCGCATCGATCGAGGCGGCCTCCGAGTTCCATGGCCTGTATCACGTGCTGCTCGGGGCGCTCTCTCCACTGAAGGGGATCGGTCCGGGGGACATCGACGTGGCCGGTGTCGTCTCGCGGGTCCGG encodes:
- a CDS encoding YbaB/EbfC family nucleoid-associated protein codes for the protein MMKQAQQMQQQMQEKLGEIRVEGTAGGGMVTVELSGHRELLSLKIEKEAVDPDDVEMLQDLIVAAINDAGRKVEEAVEGEMGGLAGSLGLPGMF
- the recR gene encoding recombination mediator RecR, yielding MAAPPLANLINELSRLPGIGSRSAQRLAYSILRKPRADAEALAHAILEVREKIVRCSRCNNLTDVDPCSYCTDARRDQTILCVVEEAWDIASIEAASEFHGLYHVLLGALSPLKGIGPGDIDVAGVVSRVRDGEVREVIVATNPNVEGEATAHHLAAELRAAEVKVTRLAFGLPVGGDLEYADHVTMSRALSGRREM